Within Streptomyces sp. SS1-1, the genomic segment GACGGAAGCCAGGGCACGACCCGAGCGGCCGAGACGACCGGCGGACGGACCGATGCCGCCGAGCACGGATTCCGGGCGAGGTGGCCATCGTCCACGGCGGCCGACAGGACCGCGCGGACGTTGGCGTAGATGTTGCGGGCGTAGGCGCCGCCTATCGCGTCGTTCTCCAGGTCGCGGACGAACTCGCGGATGTGCACCGGCCGGAAGGAGCCGAGCGGACGCGCGCCGATGCGAGGGAACGCGTGCAACCGAAGCCGGGTCTCCACTCCGATGCGGGTGTTGAGATCGGTCGTCTGTCCGGCGATCCAGCGTTCCGCGTACTGCTGGAAGGTGATCCGGGCGGCCTTGGGATCGACGTACTGGCCTCGGGACATGTCGGCGGCCGTTTCGGCCAGCCACTCTTCCGCCTTGCGCTTCTGACGGTCAGGGAAGGACCGGCTCTTTTCCGTGCCGTCCGGACCGACGTACCGGGCCCGGTAGCGCAGGCCGCTGCCGTAGCGGTCGGTCTTCACTCTCACCGGTTTGCCGTCCGGGCCCGGCTCGGTCTTGTACCAGCGGTCCTGCACGTGGCCGGGCATCAGGCGGCCACCTCGGTGAGACTGTCGACCCACTCGCGAAGCCGGACGGGGTCGTAACGAAGGTGCCGGCCGACGCGGAAGGCTGGAGGACCTGTGCGCTTCCGCCGCCACTGGTACAGCGTCTCGACCGGGACGCCTAGCAGCTCGGCGACGTCGGCCGGGGTCAGGTACCGCTCCGGAAGCGTGCGAACGGTCATGTAATGGCTCCTTCCAAGACCAGGTCTCGCAGTGCTTCGCGGGCGGTTTCGCGGTTGAGCTGGAGGTCGCGGGCGATGGTGGCGGCCAGGGCTGATTCGCCGGGGGTGTGGCCGTGGCCGGCGTACTGCCAGTCGGCCAGGACGAGGACGGTGTCCGGCTCCTGGTCGTCGAGGCCGAGGGCGGCGTGTTCCTGGGCGGCGCGGTAGTCGGCGCGGGCCTGGCGGAGGGCGCCGAGGGTGGTGGAGTAGCGGCGGGACTTGGAGGAGAAGTGGCCGCGGAAGCCGAGCATGTGCGCCCAGGCCCATAGGCGCCGGTCGGGGTAGAGCGGGTCGAGCAGCTTGCAGGCTTCGATCAGGCGGCGGGTGTGGTCGGGTACGTCGTGGCGGTCGAGTTCGGCGAGTTCGCCGATGCGGCGGTCTAGCGTGCCGGTGTTCTCGGCGGCCTTGGTCGCGTACTTAGCTACGTACGAGGCGACCGCTTGCTCCGTGATGTCGGAGCCGTCCCCGAAGGCCTTCACGGGGCGGACGTCGAGCTGCTTGCCCCAGCGGAAGGTGCGGGCCGGTTGGTCCTCGGCGGCCGGGACCGAGACCGACGTGTACGAGTGCGCGGCAGCGGCCCGGATGGCGTCGGCGAGGAGGTCGACCGTTGCCCACGCGGGCGGGGGCGTGTCGGGGCCGTCCGGGCCGTCGAGGCGGATCACGGCATGGAAGTGCAGGGCACCGCGTTTCTGGAATTCGGCGACCTTGCCGTACGAGACGCGCAGGTGGTCGGCGAGTTCGCGGCGGGTGAGGCCGGCGCGGGCGGCGATCTCGCGGCGGAGCCGGGTGGTGAAGCGCTGCCAGAGCTGCCCGGCGTGGTTGTTGAACAGGACGGCGCCCGCGTAGTCGTACGTTGCCGGGTCGAGGGCGGTTCCCAGGGCCGGGTCGTCGGCGGCATGGCGTGTGCCGCAGCGGCAGCCGCCTCGGTCGGGCCGGTTGTGGACCGGGCCGAACGAGGGGGCGGTGAGGGTGGCGAAGACACGGGGGTGGTCGCGGACGTTGGCGGGGATGTCGCGTCGGTCATCTCCGGCGAGGCCAGCGCGGATGAGGTGGTAGGTGTCGCCCGCGTAGGTCCAGGCGCAGGACGGGCAGCGGGAGGCGCGGCGGTTGCCGCAGGCGAGGCGGAGGCGTCCGCCGGGCTCGTGTTCGGTGGAGTAGTGATGCAGGGTCTCGCCGGTGGTCTTGTCCTTGTGGAGGGTCCATCCGGTCAGGTGGATGGGGTCGGAGCAGCCGCCGGTGCGGCGGATCTGGTCTTCCCAGCGGTGGTAGTCAGGGGCCGAAGCCACCCTCAGCAGGTCGCCGAGGGTGGTCGGGTCGAGCAGCGTCTCAGGCACGGGCGCCCTCCCGCGTACGGCGGGCGGGGACGGTGCCGAGGCCGTCGCAGGCCGGGCAGTGGGCGGTGATGGTCCGCAGGTGACCGTGTCGGTCGCGGCCGCCGAGGGTGATGGCGACGGAGCCGAAGCCGTCGCAGTTCGAGCAGATCCGGGCGTTGCCGGTGGCGGCCGGGGTGGAGCCGGTCATGATGGGGGTTCCTTCCGGTTCAGTGGATCGGACAGGACGGCGCCCGGGCGGCGGAGACTTGGCGGTTGAGGCCGCCCGGGGGCCGGTCAGCGTCGCTTGGCCTCGGATGCGAGGAGCGAGCGCAGGACGACGGCGCAGACGGCGACCGAGGCGCCGGTGATGGCGACCGCCAGGAGCAGGGAGACCAGGACGGCGCCGACGACCAGGACGACGGCTGTGCCGCCGCCGACGAGGGCGAGCGCGGTGCCGGGCGTGAGCTGGACGGTGGGGCGAGGCCGGGCGGGTTCCGTCGGGTAGGTCGGCGGGGTGTGCGAGCCCGGGACGATGGCAGTCGGCTCGACCACGGTGGGCGGCGTGACGCGGCCGGTCGGGGTGGGCATGGTCGGGATCTTCGGGCGGAACATCAGTGGTTCTCCCTTCGGGCGCGGGTCACTTGATGAAGGTGTCGATGCCGGGGGCCAGGACGCTGTCGGCGAGGAGGAAGCCGCCGAGCAGGAGCACCGCGATGAGCCAGGCGGGCGGGCGGATGAGCTTGACGCCGAGGTAGCCGACGACGAGCAGGGCGAACCAGAGCGGGACATCCATGGCGGTGGTCTCCTAGCGGACCTTGCAGCGGTGGGTGCGGGCGGCGAGCTGGGCGGCGGACTGGCTGGAGTAGTCGGCGGACCAGCCGCAGTGGTCGTTGCTGCACACGGCGGCGTGCTTGGTGGTGCCGTGGCGGTCGCGGTGGGTGCCGATCTGCACCGGGCCGATCCGCATCACGGAGTGGAAGAAGTCGCGGGCGGGCATGTCAGTCGGTCTCCGTTCGGGTCAGGTTCGGGTCGGGGAAGGCGGCGCGGATGCCGGCGGCGGTGGCCGGGTCGGTGGTGAGGCGGGCGGCCTCCTCGGCGAGCAGGTGGGCGAGGAAGGGCCGGTTGGTGGCGGCCATCTCGCGGGCGGCGTCGAGGTGGTCGGCGGCGGTCAGGTCGGCCGGATCGCTGGTCATGGCGTGTCTCCCGTCGGTGTCAGGCGAGTTGGGCGGCGATGGCGGCGGCGAGTTGGGGCGGGACGCCGAGGCGGGCGCGCAGGGTGTCGGTGTCGATGGGCGATCCCGTACGGGCCTGGTGGTCGTCGGCGACCTTGCGGGCGTGGTTGATGAGCGCGGCCGGGACCGGCGGTGCTGTGACCGGAGGAGCCGGTGCGGGCTCGGCGGCGGGAAGCGCCGGGGTGTCGTCGGCGGCCGGGACGGGCTCGGGCTTCGGGGCGTGCGTGGGCACGGGCTCGGGTGCCGGTTCGGGGGCCGCGGCTGTAGGCGCCGGCGGTTCCGGGACCTGCTCTGCGGCGGAGTGGGCCAGGAGCGTCCCGCCCATGAAGGCGAGTGCGGGCCACGCTGCGACGAGGATGCGCAGCCACGCCGGGACCTGGTCCAGGTCGAGCAGCCCGGCGGTGGCGACGTTGGCGCCGAGCGAGGCGAACAGCGCGGTGATGAACCAGCACCAGGCCAGCCGGGACGGCCCGTCCGTGCGCAGTCGGCGCCAGGCGGCGACCAGGAGCAGGTCGACACTGATCGGGTAGGCCCAGGCCTTCCAACCGTCCTGTCCGGCAGCGGCAGCGAGGTCGTGGAGGTGGGCGAAGGACAGGGCACCGGCGATGACGGCCTGGACCAGGACCGCGTCGATGCGAAGAGCGGGGCGGGCCATCACGGCTCCCTTCTGAGATGAGGCATGGCGGGGGTAGGGACCTGGCGCGAGACGGTCGCGCCGACCGGTTGGACAGGGAGGATCAGGCCGTGACGGGGGCTGCCTTGGACAGCGGCACGCGAGGAGCAGACGGCGCGGCTACGGCAGGCCGGAACGGCTGCAGGACGGGCAGCGCGGGCGTGCGGTCGGCGTGCTTGTTGCAGACGTTCACGGCTTGGCGCAGAGAGGTGTGCGGGGCGCGGATGCGGTGCCAGCCTCCGGTGGAGTCACAGGCGATGGCGACGCCGCGCAGCTCGGCGGGTATCTGGATGGCGGCCAGGACGGCGTCCGGGGAGATGTCGCCGAAGGCCATGTTCGCGGAGGTTTCGTCGTTGACGCGGTGGGCGGTGCGGCCGGTGAGCTGGGCGCGGAGCATGGTGATGCCCTTGCCGAGTTCGGAGCCGAAGCGCTGCCCGCAGATCTCCAGGTAGATGCCGGCCGCGCGGCCGAGCTGGGCGAGGCGGACCAGGGCGGTGATGATGCGGTCCCGCCGCTTCTCTTCCTCCTTGTTGGCGAACAGGGCCAGCTCGGCGACCTCGTCCACCAGGACCACGACCGGGACCGGACGCAGTTCCTCGGGCAGATCCCAGATGTCGGCGGCGATGTCCGCGTCCGGTACAGCGACGCTGATGCGCTGCTCGGCCCGGATCAGTTGGTAGACCCCCTGCATGTGGTCGACGAGCGCGTCGAGCAGCTCGGCGGCGGTGTCGGGGTTGTCGGCGAGCGCGGAGAACCGGCGGGCCAGCGGGAAGAGTTCCACTCCCTGCTTGCAGTCGATGCCGACCAGGGCGACGTCCATCGGGGCGAGCCCGGCGACCAGGTTGCGCTGATACACGGACTTGCCGGACTCCGTCGCCCCGAGGGTGAGGGCGTGCGGAACGGCGCGGTAGTCGCGGTAGTGCACCGAGCCGTCTTCCCGCAGCGCGACCGGCACCCGCATGGGGCGAGGGTCCGTCTTGGCGGGCATCTGCACCCGCTTGAGCACGTCATAGCCGGTCATCCGCAGCTCTACGACGCCGGACCGCAC encodes:
- a CDS encoding helix-turn-helix domain-containing protein encodes the protein MTVRTLPERYLTPADVAELLGVPVETLYQWRRKRTGPPAFRVGRHLRYDPVRLREWVDSLTEVAA
- a CDS encoding DUF2637 domain-containing protein — protein: MARPALRIDAVLVQAVIAGALSFAHLHDLAAAAGQDGWKAWAYPISVDLLLVAAWRRLRTDGPSRLAWCWFITALFASLGANVATAGLLDLDQVPAWLRILVAAWPALAFMGGTLLAHSAAEQVPEPPAPTAAAPEPAPEPVPTHAPKPEPVPAADDTPALPAAEPAPAPPVTAPPVPAALINHARKVADDHQARTGSPIDTDTLRARLGVPPQLAAAIAAQLA
- a CDS encoding FtsK/SpoIIIE domain-containing protein, which encodes MTAFTVALVLVVAAAGLLRWRRPAWYWLTFGVTFAALRVLFRYASVMDACGLTVPPSRWRLALARIADRPAPESRVPRILRLRPTRTGLVLRLKLRPGQDAFDVAAASDRLRHSFSMYGVTSREVRSGVVELRMTGYDVLKRVQMPAKTDPRPMRVPVALREDGSVHYRDYRAVPHALTLGATESGKSVYQRNLVAGLAPMDVALVGIDCKQGVELFPLARRFSALADNPDTAAELLDALVDHMQGVYQLIRAEQRISVAVPDADIAADIWDLPEELRPVPVVVLVDEVAELALFANKEEEKRRDRIITALVRLAQLGRAAGIYLEICGQRFGSELGKGITMLRAQLTGRTAHRVNDETSANMAFGDISPDAVLAAIQIPAELRGVAIACDSTGGWHRIRAPHTSLRQAVNVCNKHADRTPALPVLQPFRPAVAAPSAPRVPLSKAAPVTA
- a CDS encoding SpdD-like protein; this encodes MFRPKIPTMPTPTGRVTPPTVVEPTAIVPGSHTPPTYPTEPARPRPTVQLTPGTALALVGGGTAVVLVVGAVLVSLLLAVAITGASVAVCAVVLRSLLASEAKRR
- a CDS encoding mobile element transfer protein, with protein sequence MPARDFFHSVMRIGPVQIGTHRDRHGTTKHAAVCSNDHCGWSADYSSQSAAQLAARTHRCKVR
- the repSA gene encoding replication initiator protein RepSA, translated to MPETLLDPTTLGDLLRVASAPDYHRWEDQIRRTGGCSDPIHLTGWTLHKDKTTGETLHHYSTEHEPGGRLRLACGNRRASRCPSCAWTYAGDTYHLIRAGLAGDDRRDIPANVRDHPRVFATLTAPSFGPVHNRPDRGGCRCGTRHAADDPALGTALDPATYDYAGAVLFNNHAGQLWQRFTTRLRREIAARAGLTRRELADHLRVSYGKVAEFQKRGALHFHAVIRLDGPDGPDTPPPAWATVDLLADAIRAAAAHSYTSVSVPAAEDQPARTFRWGKQLDVRPVKAFGDGSDITEQAVASYVAKYATKAAENTGTLDRRIGELAELDRHDVPDHTRRLIEACKLLDPLYPDRRLWAWAHMLGFRGHFSSKSRRYSTTLGALRQARADYRAAQEHAALGLDDQEPDTVLVLADWQYAGHGHTPGESALAATIARDLQLNRETAREALRDLVLEGAIT